The following are encoded in a window of Solidesulfovibrio magneticus RS-1 genomic DNA:
- a CDS encoding DUF1786 domain-containing protein: MPKRRVLCLDIGSGTQDVLYHFPDLEPENCPKFVLPAPARQVGARLAELTAAGRAVYLTGTNMGGGFFKAYRAHLKADLPLAAHPDAVWALTDDPERLAATTPVVITTTRPAGHVPLPLGDYDPGYWRAFLGAAGLPEPELVMACAQDHGLHPGQSSRLGRFKLWERFLHQAGGRPEALVYLTPPPELTRLAVLQNAIGGGPVADSAAAAVLGMLADPDIASRTDSHGVLCVNAGNSHTVAALVHKRRIYGIYEHHTGMLTPDALWADLERFRRGDLDNASVFDSGGHGCLTLDLPPDAGIFPDTLVIGPKRASFAGFDVEFPSPGGDMMLTACHGLVSWLKGRKVEGK; this comes from the coding sequence ATGCCCAAGCGTCGCGTACTGTGCCTGGACATCGGTTCCGGCACCCAGGACGTGCTCTACCATTTCCCGGACCTGGAGCCGGAAAATTGCCCCAAATTCGTGCTGCCGGCCCCGGCCCGGCAAGTCGGCGCGCGACTGGCCGAACTCACCGCCGCCGGCCGTGCCGTCTACCTCACCGGCACCAACATGGGCGGCGGCTTCTTCAAAGCCTACCGCGCCCACCTCAAAGCCGACCTGCCCCTGGCCGCCCACCCCGACGCCGTCTGGGCGCTCACTGATGACCCCGAACGCCTGGCCGCCACCACGCCCGTGGTCATCACCACCACCCGGCCGGCCGGACACGTGCCGCTGCCCCTTGGCGACTACGACCCCGGCTACTGGCGCGCCTTTCTCGGCGCGGCCGGGCTGCCCGAACCCGAACTCGTCATGGCCTGCGCCCAAGACCACGGCCTGCACCCCGGCCAAAGCAGCCGCCTGGGCCGTTTCAAACTCTGGGAACGCTTTCTCCACCAGGCCGGCGGCCGGCCCGAAGCCCTGGTCTACCTGACCCCACCCCCCGAACTCACCCGGCTGGCCGTGCTCCAAAACGCCATCGGCGGCGGTCCCGTGGCCGACTCCGCCGCCGCCGCCGTCCTGGGGATGCTCGCCGATCCCGACATCGCCAGCCGCACCGACTCCCACGGCGTCCTGTGCGTCAACGCCGGCAACAGCCACACCGTGGCCGCCCTGGTCCATAAACGCCGCATCTACGGCATCTACGAACACCACACCGGGATGCTCACCCCCGACGCCCTCTGGGCCGACCTCGAACGCTTCCGCCGGGGCGACCTTGATAACGCCTCCGTCTTCGACTCCGGCGGCCACGGCTGCCTGACCCTCGACCTGCCGCCCGACGCCGGCATCTTTCCCGATACCCTCGTCATCGGCCCCAAACGCGCCTCCTTCGCCGGCTTCGACGTCGAATTCCCCAGCCCCGGCGGCGATATGATGCTCACCGCCTGCCATGGGCTGGTGAGCTGGTTGAAAGGGCGCAAGGTCGAAGGGAAGTGA
- a CDS encoding LysR substrate-binding domain-containing protein — protein MELRDFRYVLAVAEELHFGRAAARLHMSQPPLSQRIRDIENDLGTPLFTRTSRRVALTPAGQAMADKARHILALADEAAALAKRVGAGLAGRLTLGFVNPAMDAFLAAALPRFRHQAPDVELRLKEMTTPQQTDALTAGRLDLGFIRYAGQNTPSITITEILREPYILALPANHPLAHNPTPTLADLHNQPLVIPPPATLPALAQAMAAAFAQAGASPIPVQEAASKFTTLGLVAAGLGLALVPASAQVWQRQNVVFRPLAQGLPPVIHAAAIPEGRTSAAAERLVELARLCAEGEEHGEK, from the coding sequence ATGGAACTGCGCGATTTCCGCTACGTCCTGGCCGTGGCCGAGGAACTGCACTTCGGCCGGGCCGCCGCCCGGCTCCACATGTCCCAGCCACCGCTCAGCCAACGCATCCGCGACATCGAAAATGACCTGGGCACGCCGCTTTTCACCCGAACCAGCCGCCGCGTGGCCCTGACTCCGGCCGGCCAAGCCATGGCCGACAAGGCCCGTCACATCCTGGCCCTGGCCGACGAAGCCGCCGCCCTGGCCAAACGCGTGGGCGCGGGCCTGGCCGGCCGCCTCACCCTTGGGTTCGTCAACCCGGCCATGGACGCCTTCCTCGCCGCCGCCCTGCCCCGCTTCCGACACCAGGCCCCGGACGTGGAACTGCGCCTGAAGGAAATGACCACCCCACAACAAACCGACGCCCTCACCGCCGGCCGCCTCGACCTCGGCTTCATCCGCTACGCCGGCCAGAACACCCCAAGCATCACCATCACCGAAATCCTGCGCGAACCCTACATCCTGGCCCTGCCCGCCAACCACCCTCTGGCCCATAACCCCACACCCACCCTGGCCGATCTCCACAACCAGCCCCTCGTCATCCCCCCGCCCGCCACCCTGCCCGCCCTGGCCCAAGCCATGGCCGCCGCCTTCGCCCAGGCCGGAGCCTCCCCCATCCCCGTCCAGGAGGCGGCCAGCAAATTCACCACCCTTGGCCTCGTGGCCGCCGGCCTGGGCCTCGCTCTCGTCCCGGCCTCGGCCCAGGTCTGGCAACGCCAAAACGTCGTCTTCCGCCCCCTCGCCCAAGGGCTGCCCCCCGTCATCCACGCCGCCGCCATCCCCGAAGGACGAACGTCGGCAGCGGCCGAGAGGCTGGTGGAGTTGGCGCGGCTATGCGCGGAGGGAGAGGAACATGGCGAAAAATAA
- a CDS encoding carboxymuconolactone decarboxylase family protein, producing the protein METSERYDRGMAALMALAPDKARAVQEALGGVAPDLGRFVVEFGYGDIFTRPGLSPELRQTATIAALTALGNAAPQLAFHVEAGLAAGLSAEAIVEIVYVATVFAGFPAGINAIGVCREVFAAKGITVTPPDAYAGQPANRRDRGLAALSVTSREAGKKVLASMGDMAPDFGGWLLDFSYGDVISRGVLSPGAKEIAMIAAATARGTMGPQLAVHVRAGLAVGLSREQIVETVMQMAAYAGFPAAINGMLVVRDVFAATGS; encoded by the coding sequence ATGGAAACGAGTGAACGGTATGATCGCGGCATGGCGGCGCTGATGGCCCTGGCCCCGGACAAGGCGCGGGCGGTGCAGGAGGCTTTGGGCGGCGTGGCCCCGGATCTGGGGCGGTTTGTGGTGGAATTCGGCTATGGCGACATTTTCACCCGGCCGGGCTTGTCACCGGAGCTGCGCCAGACGGCGACCATCGCGGCCTTGACGGCCCTGGGCAACGCGGCGCCGCAGCTGGCGTTTCATGTGGAGGCCGGGCTGGCCGCCGGGCTTTCGGCCGAGGCGATCGTGGAGATCGTTTACGTGGCCACGGTGTTTGCCGGATTTCCGGCGGGCATCAACGCCATCGGCGTGTGCCGGGAGGTGTTCGCGGCCAAGGGGATCACGGTGACGCCGCCGGACGCCTATGCCGGACAGCCGGCGAACCGGCGTGATCGGGGCTTGGCGGCCTTGTCGGTGACCAGCCGGGAGGCCGGGAAGAAGGTGCTGGCCTCCATGGGCGACATGGCTCCGGATTTCGGCGGCTGGCTGCTGGATTTCTCGTATGGCGACGTGATTTCGCGCGGCGTGCTCTCGCCCGGGGCCAAGGAGATCGCCATGATCGCGGCGGCGACGGCGCGCGGGACCATGGGGCCGCAGCTGGCCGTGCATGTGCGGGCCGGACTGGCGGTGGGGCTTTCGCGCGAACAGATCGTGGAGACGGTCATGCAGATGGCGGCCTATGCCGGATTTCCGGCGGCCATCAACGGCATGTTGGTGGTGCGGGACGTTTTTGCCGCCACGGGGTCGTAA
- a CDS encoding YitT family protein produces the protein MQRLTNNMLFNLAVLTFGAAVYSFGIKDIVVAKGLMSGGVSGVALLLFYLTGALGPGVYYFLLNLPLMVLGWVSLSRRFILYTVYGMGILSLFMQLMPERALIADPLLAAVFGGAVMGAGSGIMLRTLGSAGGTDILAIWLNQKYNLRIGQFNFFFNLAVFAAGMAFYDPTLALYSIILSYANSKVMDYVLALFNQRKMVFIISDKADAIARDIISSLKRGATFLHGAGAYTGKSKRVILTITNTVEIKRLEELVFTHDENAFFVVENTFNVLGEGFSRRKVY, from the coding sequence ATGCAACGACTGACCAACAACATGCTTTTCAACCTTGCCGTGCTCACCTTCGGCGCGGCCGTCTACAGCTTCGGCATCAAGGACATCGTGGTGGCCAAGGGGTTGATGTCCGGCGGCGTCTCCGGCGTGGCCCTGCTCCTTTTTTACCTCACCGGCGCGCTGGGGCCGGGCGTCTACTACTTCCTGCTCAACCTGCCGCTCATGGTCCTGGGCTGGGTCAGCCTGTCGCGCCGGTTCATCCTCTACACCGTCTACGGCATGGGCATCTTGAGCCTTTTCATGCAGCTCATGCCCGAACGGGCGCTCATTGCCGATCCGCTCCTGGCCGCCGTCTTCGGCGGCGCGGTCATGGGAGCCGGCTCGGGCATCATGCTGCGCACCCTGGGTTCGGCCGGCGGCACCGACATCCTGGCCATCTGGCTCAACCAGAAATACAACCTGCGCATCGGCCAGTTCAATTTCTTCTTCAATCTGGCCGTGTTCGCCGCCGGCATGGCCTTCTACGACCCCACCCTGGCCCTGTATTCCATCATCCTCTCCTACGCCAACTCCAAGGTGATGGATTACGTGCTGGCCCTTTTCAACCAGCGCAAGATGGTCTTTATCATCTCCGACAAGGCCGACGCCATCGCCCGCGACATCATCTCCTCCCTCAAACGCGGCGCGACCTTCCTGCACGGAGCCGGAGCCTACACCGGCAAATCCAAACGCGTCATCCTCACCATCACCAACACCGTGGAAATCAAACGCCTGGAAGAACTCGTCTTCACCCACGACGAAAACGCCTTCTTCGTGGTCGAAAACACCTTCAACGTCCTCGGCGAAGGTTTCTCGCGCAGGAAAGTGTATTGA
- a CDS encoding SH3 domain-containing protein, translating into MNKKIILALLAALTCAALLAPQSGLTQPPPCPPGMVWTPGGCRPAPPPPPGYPPPRPMPPPPGYGPGYAPIPPYDPNIKQVARRYITLHSCPGEACPPVTSLSRGTPVRILAWEGPFVFVRVPDSRIEGWVKRNRLTP; encoded by the coding sequence ATGAACAAAAAGATCATCCTGGCCCTGCTCGCGGCGCTTACCTGCGCCGCGCTGCTGGCCCCCCAGTCCGGCCTGACCCAGCCGCCGCCCTGTCCGCCGGGCATGGTCTGGACCCCGGGCGGCTGCCGGCCCGCGCCGCCGCCGCCCCCGGGCTACCCGCCGCCGCGCCCCATGCCGCCGCCGCCGGGCTACGGACCGGGCTACGCCCCGATCCCGCCCTATGACCCCAACATCAAGCAGGTGGCCCGTCGCTACATCACCCTGCACTCCTGCCCGGGCGAAGCCTGCCCGCCGGTCACCTCGCTGTCGCGCGGCACGCCGGTACGCATCCTGGCCTGGGAAGGCCCCTTCGTCTTCGTGCGCGTGCCAGATTCGCGCATCGAAGGCTGGGTCAAGCGCAACCGCCTCACCCCGTAA
- a CDS encoding SIR2 family NAD-dependent protein deacylase, whose product MADEALDRALEEAAALLRRARSVVALTGAGISVASGIPDFRSPGGVWERHDPMAVATAQALARDPARVWTFLREVLAMVDAAEPNPAHKALARLEAAGRLAGVITQNIDGLHQAAGSVNVVEYHGGVRHFFCMGCGADHDGTVARGLSPQALPWRCEDCGGVVRPDIVFFGEAIALDALTKSGQLALAADVIVVAGTSGEVAPANLLPREVKARGGGVVEINLTESAYKGLADVRLKGRAEVVLPALMERVLS is encoded by the coding sequence ATGGCGGACGAGGCGCTTGACCGGGCCCTGGAGGAAGCGGCGGCCCTGTTGCGGCGGGCGCGGTCGGTGGTGGCGCTCACCGGAGCCGGCATATCCGTTGCAAGCGGCATCCCGGATTTTCGCAGCCCAGGCGGGGTGTGGGAGCGCCACGACCCCATGGCCGTGGCCACGGCCCAGGCCCTGGCCCGCGACCCGGCCCGGGTCTGGACGTTTTTGCGCGAGGTGCTGGCCATGGTGGACGCAGCCGAGCCCAACCCTGCCCACAAAGCCCTGGCCAGACTGGAGGCGGCGGGCAGGCTCGCCGGGGTCATCACCCAGAATATCGACGGCCTGCATCAGGCGGCCGGATCGGTCAATGTGGTCGAATACCACGGCGGCGTGCGGCATTTTTTCTGCATGGGTTGCGGCGCGGACCATGACGGCACGGTGGCGCGAGGGCTGTCGCCACAGGCATTGCCCTGGCGTTGCGAAGACTGCGGTGGGGTGGTACGTCCGGACATCGTGTTCTTTGGCGAGGCCATTGCACTTGACGCTCTGACGAAAAGCGGTCAATTGGCCTTGGCCGCCGACGTTATCGTGGTGGCCGGAACATCGGGGGAGGTCGCCCCGGCCAATCTCCTGCCCAGGGAGGTCAAGGCCAGGGGCGGGGGTGTTGTGGAAATCAATCTTACGGAAAGCGCCTACAAGGGCCTGGCCGACGTACGCCTTAAGGGAAGGGCGGAAGTCGTGCTGCCGGCCCTGATGGAACGCGTGCTTTCCTAA
- a CDS encoding MotA/TolQ/ExbB proton channel family protein, which yields MDALSPHGGLWAMMASATPTVIFVLCVLAFMSLGCWSIIFVKFFTLTAAKRDTARDYERFQEADTLRAAMQALGQSRHSPAFFVGRMAFEELVRMEQADLDPAEKGHVAMDNIRRVLRQGVSMELAKLSKNLAFLATTANATPFIGLFGTVWGIMNSFHSIGLQQSAALAAVAPGISEALVATAIGLAVAIPAVLAYNYYLGFVTSIENELVNFAGAFLNRIQREVTWTPREAAQPAPSAQAAARRQQQAASERF from the coding sequence ATGGACGCGCTTTCGCCGCATGGCGGCTTGTGGGCCATGATGGCCAGCGCCACGCCGACGGTTATTTTCGTCTTGTGCGTGCTGGCATTCATGTCCCTGGGCTGCTGGAGCATCATTTTCGTCAAGTTTTTCACGCTGACCGCCGCCAAGCGCGACACGGCCCGGGACTACGAACGGTTCCAGGAAGCCGACACCTTGCGCGCGGCCATGCAGGCCCTGGGGCAGTCCCGGCATTCGCCGGCCTTTTTCGTCGGCCGCATGGCCTTTGAAGAGCTGGTGCGCATGGAACAGGCCGATCTCGATCCGGCCGAAAAAGGGCACGTGGCCATGGACAACATCCGCCGGGTGTTGCGCCAGGGCGTGTCCATGGAGCTGGCCAAGCTCTCCAAGAATCTGGCCTTCCTGGCGACCACGGCCAACGCCACCCCGTTTATCGGCCTTTTCGGCACGGTCTGGGGCATCATGAACTCGTTTCACTCCATCGGCCTGCAGCAGTCCGCCGCCCTGGCCGCCGTCGCCCCGGGCATCTCCGAGGCCCTTGTCGCCACGGCCATCGGCCTGGCCGTGGCCATCCCGGCGGTTCTGGCCTACAACTACTACCTGGGCTTTGTGACCAGCATCGAAAACGAGCTGGTCAACTTCGCCGGGGCGTTTTTAAACCGCATCCAGCGCGAGGTCACCTGGACCCCGCGTGAGGCCGCCCAGCCCGCTCCGTCCGCCCAGGCCGCCGCGCGCCGCCAGCAGCAGGCCGCTTCCGAGAGGTTCTAG
- the tolR gene encoding protein TolR, with the protein MGMQTGGKGRYLADVNVTPFVDVMLVLLIIFMVTAPMMTQGLEVDLPQTRAVSVLPKEDTSLVLTVKADGTIFLDKYQVEYADLEGQVKRLVTDQKKQLFLRADQAVAYGTVVKVMGIIKAAGVDKLGVVAEDEKSAKNAAAAAAAAAKKK; encoded by the coding sequence ATGGGCATGCAGACCGGCGGCAAAGGCCGGTATCTGGCCGACGTCAACGTCACGCCCTTCGTGGACGTGATGCTGGTGCTGCTCATCATCTTCATGGTCACCGCGCCCATGATGACCCAGGGGCTTGAGGTGGATCTGCCCCAGACCCGGGCCGTCAGCGTTTTGCCCAAGGAAGACACGAGCCTGGTGCTGACCGTCAAGGCCGACGGCACGATTTTCCTGGACAAGTACCAGGTGGAGTACGCCGACCTTGAGGGCCAGGTGAAGCGGCTGGTGACGGACCAGAAAAAGCAGCTCTTTTTGCGGGCCGACCAGGCCGTGGCCTACGGCACGGTGGTCAAGGTCATGGGCATCATCAAGGCGGCCGGCGTCGACAAGCTCGGCGTCGTGGCCGAGGACGAGAAGTCGGCGAAAAACGCCGCCGCTGCCGCGGCCGCTGCCGCCAAAAAGAAATAG
- the tolA gene encoding cell envelope integrity protein TolA, with amino-acid sequence MRVLGWIFSIFLHLTVVLASLLFVSIEPVKFQLNVPVYEVDLVSLAPPGLPPGEVGLPLGPKGPGERPELGPAEPEGGPGAAAKETLPEPAEAPATPAKPIPPEPVAAVPEPPQPKRHEPEPEPKKPEPKPEPKKPEAKPIPTEQAKPEPKPEPKLEPKPDFKKIEEATRKAEELKKAEEQKKIDEAKKKAEDAKKAEEQKKADEAKKKAEDAKKAEEQKKADEAKKAADAKKAADDAKKAAEAAKAAEKSTLEQALKDAKAKAGSGSGSGTGPGAGAAGGDPVAKALAEARKAAGGGGGGVPGGTPGAGGGGGVTMGVYAQIVNREVKKNWRFPQTGARQQLAAVVEVHIDKDGRILNYRLVQSSGQPNFDASTVKSVAETETLPSPPAGLNVLQLRFSSQELGQ; translated from the coding sequence ATGCGCGTCCTTGGCTGGATATTTTCCATCTTTCTGCATCTGACCGTGGTGCTGGCGAGCTTGCTCTTCGTCAGTATCGAGCCGGTCAAGTTCCAGCTCAACGTGCCGGTCTACGAGGTGGACCTCGTGTCCCTGGCCCCGCCGGGCCTGCCGCCCGGCGAAGTCGGTCTGCCCCTTGGCCCCAAGGGACCGGGCGAGCGGCCCGAGCTTGGCCCGGCCGAACCCGAAGGCGGCCCAGGTGCTGCGGCCAAGGAGACCCTGCCCGAGCCGGCCGAGGCTCCGGCCACGCCGGCCAAGCCCATCCCGCCCGAGCCCGTGGCCGCCGTGCCCGAGCCGCCCCAGCCCAAGCGGCACGAGCCTGAGCCGGAGCCGAAAAAGCCCGAGCCCAAGCCCGAGCCGAAAAAGCCCGAGGCCAAGCCCATTCCCACGGAACAGGCCAAGCCCGAGCCCAAGCCCGAGCCGAAACTCGAACCCAAGCCCGATTTCAAGAAGATTGAGGAAGCCACGCGCAAGGCCGAGGAACTCAAAAAGGCCGAAGAGCAGAAGAAAATCGACGAGGCCAAGAAAAAGGCCGAAGACGCCAAAAAGGCCGAAGAGCAAAAGAAGGCTGACGAGGCGAAAAAGAAGGCCGAGGACGCCAAAAAGGCCGAGGAACAGAAGAAAGCCGACGAGGCGAAAAAAGCCGCTGACGCCAAGAAAGCGGCCGACGACGCCAAAAAGGCCGCCGAGGCGGCCAAGGCGGCCGAGAAAAGCACCCTGGAGCAGGCGCTCAAGGATGCCAAGGCCAAGGCCGGCAGCGGTTCCGGTTCCGGCACGGGACCGGGAGCCGGCGCGGCTGGCGGCGACCCCGTGGCCAAGGCCCTGGCCGAGGCCCGCAAGGCGGCCGGCGGCGGCGGTGGCGGCGTTCCCGGCGGCACGCCCGGAGCCGGCGGGGGCGGCGGCGTGACCATGGGTGTCTACGCCCAGATCGTCAACCGCGAGGTCAAGAAGAACTGGCGCTTCCCCCAGACCGGGGCCAGGCAGCAGCTTGCCGCCGTGGTCGAGGTGCACATCGACAAGGACGGCCGCATCCTCAATTACCGGCTGGTACAGTCCTCGGGGCAACCCAATTTCGATGCCTCCACGGTCAAGTCCGTGGCCGAGACCGAGACCCTGCCGTCGCCGCCGGCCGGGCTCAACGTCCTGCAGCTGCGGTTTTCTTCCCAGGAACTCGGACAGTGA
- a CDS encoding translocation protein TolB: MRKRMMVTGMWCALVAAFLCLGATRAQAQSSLAVDIQGPGQAKMNLVQARPFAGGGQMTPAEKLQDLINKDLQFLPFLQIVPQSSVPGQVAGATADQIDFKPFGLAKIDVLVTANWTPGGNLGNVELRAFEVYSQKVLVGKGYDAVTDAQLPDIADRFCMELMQALTGQGGFFNSQIAFVKPSAGKGADIWTVRPTGRGLNRVTNYNELGMAVSPSWSFDGRRIVFTLIGSRGHYLGVWSGGGKPQVYTLPSTNVVSPHFLPDGQVAVSLTMHGKADIYLLNSAYQPGQPLVSGSGIEVSPTFAASGGAMAYVSDGTGSPNIYVTTVHGGAGRRVTTSGYNTNPSMSPDGKLIAFTKQLGGAQKVFVMDLATGQETQVTSGGGSDENPSFSPDGYFIAFSSTRSGQKKIFVTTRHGAPPVMIPTGDGAAYMPSWGPLAQ; this comes from the coding sequence ATGCGAAAGCGGATGATGGTGACCGGCATGTGGTGCGCCCTTGTGGCCGCGTTTTTGTGCCTGGGCGCGACGCGGGCCCAGGCCCAGTCGTCCCTGGCCGTGGACATCCAGGGCCCGGGGCAGGCCAAGATGAATCTGGTGCAGGCCCGGCCTTTTGCCGGCGGCGGCCAGATGACTCCGGCCGAAAAGCTCCAGGATCTCATCAACAAGGACCTGCAGTTTTTGCCCTTCCTGCAGATCGTGCCCCAGTCCAGCGTGCCCGGCCAGGTGGCCGGGGCCACGGCCGACCAGATCGACTTCAAGCCCTTTGGCCTGGCCAAGATCGACGTGCTGGTGACGGCCAACTGGACCCCCGGCGGCAACCTCGGCAACGTCGAGCTGCGGGCCTTTGAGGTCTATTCCCAGAAGGTGCTGGTCGGCAAAGGCTACGATGCGGTGACCGACGCCCAGCTGCCCGACATCGCCGACCGGTTCTGCATGGAGCTTATGCAGGCGCTCACCGGACAGGGCGGCTTTTTCAATTCCCAGATCGCCTTCGTCAAGCCCAGCGCCGGCAAGGGGGCCGACATCTGGACCGTGCGCCCCACCGGCCGCGGGCTTAACCGCGTGACCAACTACAACGAGCTTGGCATGGCCGTGAGCCCCAGCTGGTCCTTTGACGGCCGGCGCATCGTGTTCACGCTCATCGGCTCGCGCGGCCATTACCTGGGCGTGTGGTCCGGCGGCGGCAAGCCGCAGGTCTATACCCTGCCGTCCACCAACGTGGTCAGCCCCCACTTCCTGCCCGACGGCCAGGTGGCGGTGAGCCTGACCATGCACGGCAAGGCCGACATCTATCTGCTCAATTCCGCCTACCAGCCGGGCCAGCCCCTGGTGTCCGGCAGCGGCATCGAGGTCTCGCCCACCTTTGCCGCCTCGGGCGGGGCCATGGCCTACGTTTCCGACGGCACCGGCAGCCCCAACATCTACGTCACCACGGTGCACGGCGGCGCGGGCCGGCGGGTGACCACCTCGGGCTACAACACCAACCCGAGCATGAGCCCGGACGGCAAGCTCATCGCGTTCACCAAGCAGCTTGGCGGGGCCCAGAAGGTGTTCGTCATGGATCTGGCCACCGGGCAGGAGACCCAGGTCACCTCGGGCGGCGGCTCGGACGAGAACCCGTCCTTTTCGCCCGACGGCTACTTCATCGCCTTCTCGTCCACCCGAAGCGGCCAGAAGAAGATCTTCGTGACCACGCGCCATGGCGCGCCTCCGGTGATGATTCCCACTGGCGACGGCGCGGCCTACATGCCGAGCTGGGGGCCGCTGGCCCAATAG
- the pal gene encoding peptidoglycan-associated lipoprotein Pal: MMRSKMLLMAMLVLMLSLAGFGCAKKAGGPGDGSGTSWEEQERARLEQERLLREKLGAASNELAQMVHFALDSSNLSAEARQNLTRKAEILRQYPQIKLIVEGNCDQRGTAEYNLALGERRAQAAAQYLVNLGIGADRLSTVSYGKERPLDPGTSEAAYAKNRRDEFRATY, translated from the coding sequence ATGATGCGTTCGAAAATGTTGCTGATGGCCATGTTGGTGCTGATGCTGTCCCTGGCTGGTTTTGGTTGCGCCAAGAAGGCCGGTGGTCCTGGCGACGGTTCCGGCACGAGCTGGGAAGAGCAGGAGCGCGCTCGCCTGGAGCAGGAGCGTCTGCTGCGCGAGAAGCTGGGCGCCGCTTCCAACGAACTGGCCCAGATGGTCCACTTCGCCCTGGACAGCTCCAACCTGAGCGCCGAAGCCCGGCAGAACCTGACCCGCAAGGCCGAGATCCTGCGCCAGTACCCGCAGATCAAGCTGATCGTCGAAGGCAACTGCGACCAGCGCGGCACGGCCGAGTACAACCTCGCCCTGGGCGAGCGTCGTGCCCAGGCTGCGGCCCAGTACCTGGTCAACCTCGGCATCGGCGCCGACCGCCTGTCCACCGTCAGCTACGGCAAGGAGCGTCCGCTTGATCCGGGCACTTCCGAAGCCGCCTACGCCAAGAACCGCCGCGACGAATTCCGCGCCACCTACTAG